One Magnetococcus sp. PR-3 genomic region harbors:
- a CDS encoding TIGR00730 family Rossman fold protein: MAEDFVTSEAWRVLRIQAELVEGIETLRQLGNKSAVTIFGSARTKSDSPYYIAAEKVASLLSSKGISIITGGGPGIMEAANKGCYGRGGSSVGLNISLPFEQSPNTHQDISLEFRYFFLRKLMFAKYADAIIIFPGGFGTLDECFEALTLEQTGKLGRFPIVLYGSDYWSGLLEWIREKMLGQEGNISPEDMNLVKIVDTPEEALQVVTDYLLSSSLEKRQTKRSLMTV; the protein is encoded by the coding sequence ATGGCAGAAGATTTTGTCACTTCAGAAGCGTGGCGAGTACTGCGTATTCAGGCTGAGTTGGTTGAAGGTATTGAGACACTGCGCCAATTGGGTAATAAGTCGGCCGTTACCATCTTTGGCAGTGCCCGGACCAAGTCGGATAGCCCCTATTACATTGCCGCTGAGAAGGTTGCGTCCTTACTCTCTTCCAAAGGGATCTCCATTATTACCGGTGGGGGGCCAGGTATTATGGAGGCCGCCAATAAAGGGTGTTATGGACGTGGCGGAAGCTCGGTTGGGTTGAACATCTCCTTACCTTTTGAGCAATCGCCCAACACCCATCAGGATATTAGCCTTGAGTTCCGTTACTTTTTTCTGCGCAAGCTCATGTTCGCTAAGTATGCGGATGCCATCATCATCTTCCCCGGTGGCTTTGGTACCCTTGATGAGTGCTTTGAGGCCCTAACCTTGGAGCAAACCGGTAAGCTGGGGCGTTTTCCCATTGTGCTATACGGTTCTGACTACTGGTCCGGTTTGCTGGAGTGGATTCGTGAAAAAATGCTGGGGCAGGAGGGCAACATCAGCCCAGAAGATATGAACTTGGTGAAAATTGTCGATACCCCGGAAGAGGCGCTTCAGGTGGTGACCGACTATTTACTCTCCTCATCGTTGGAAAAGCGCCAAACCAAACGTAGCTTGATGACGGTGTAA